Sequence from the Ereboglobus luteus genome:
ACTCGGCGTCAAGCCCGGCGCACACCTTTTCAAAACGCGCGCGCGGAACCGCGTCGTCAAAAAACGCATCGTGGCTGCAGTATATTTTCAGTTTCGAGGACATGTTGCTTATTTATTAAAAGCCCCAAGGTTTTTCTTCGGATAACCAACCGTGCTATAAAATGATCCCGGGCGATACGGATAGCGCTTTTCCACATCCTCGGGCAGCCTCACGCCAAGGCCGGGCTCGGTCGGCGCGCTTATGCGACCATCAACGAGCGTGAGCGGCTTTATTAAAAACTCCTCGCGAAGCGGATACGGATTGTTTGGCAGTTCGAGCAGGGTGCAGTTTGGCGTCGCAAAAGCCGCGTGATAGTTCCCCATGATGCCGACGCCGCCCGCCCATGTGTGCACGGCGATTTTTATAAACTTGCGCTCGCACATTTGGGCCACGCGCCGGAAAGCGCCTAAGCCGCCGATAAGCGCGGCGTCGGGCTGGAACAAGTCGAGCGCGCCGGCCTCAAGATAATTTTCCGCCTCCACCAAACTGGAAACCGTTTCGCCGCCGGCAATGACGCACTCGGTTTCCGCGCGGATTTTGGCGAACCCCTTGTAGTCAGTGACCTCGCAGGGCTCCTCCACAAAGAGAAGATCATAAGGCTCCAGCGAACGCACGATGCCAATGGCCTCCTTATAATTCCAAGCCTTCGGATTAACACCCTGGCATGCGTCAACACCAAGGCCGGTGTCCCTGCCCAGCACCTCGCGGCAGAAGGCGACCTTCTCAACGATCTCATGCGGCTGGAGATAGTTGATGCGGATCTTCACCGCGCCAAAACCGAGCTTTTGATACTCCAGCATCTCGGCCTTCAGCTCGGGAAACGGCTTGTTGTTTCCGCCGCTCGCGTAGGCGGGAATATGATCATGCACCTTGCCGCCAAGCAATTGATGCACGGGAACGCCAAGCGCCTTGCCCTTTATATCCCACAGAGCCATTTCGATTCCGCCCGCAATGCTCGCGGACATGCCAAAACGCCCCCAGTAATAGGTTGCGAGTTTTAATATATTCGCAATGCCGGCGATATTCATCGGATCACGGCCGATAAGATCAACCTCAAGCTGCTGAACAACGGCCCTGGTCGCCTCGGGCGCAAAAACGCCGATATACGTTTCGCCAAGTCCGTAAATGCCCTCGTCCGTTTCAATCTTTATGACCGAAATTGTGCGATACCCGTCGGCAAAGCAAAACTCACGCTCCAAATCGCCCGGAATCGCATACGGCGCGGAAAGCAGCAGGCATTTGACGGACGTGATTTTCATAATGATATAAAATATATTATTATTTCTTCAGCGTCTTAAACGTCAGTCCGTCAATGGGCTTGTTGGAGGGGAATATCAAACTCGCCAGATATCCGACGATGACACAGGTCAGGATACCCGTCGCCGCATAAAGGAAGAAGTGCAGGTTAGTGAGCCGTTGCACGAGGAACAGGACGAGCGCACTGCACACGACCCCGATCGCCGCGCCGGTTCCGCTTGCGCGTTTCGAGAAAATACCCAGCGCGAACAAACCCGCCAGCCCGCTCGCAGTAAGTCCCAGTATGCTGTTATACGCATCCCAGAGCGATGTCAGGTTCAGCTCCGCCAGCACCAGCGCCGTCACGGTGGCAAACACGCCGACAATGGCGGTCAGAACACGCGCAAGACGCAACCCCGCCGCGCCGGTCGCCTTGCCTCCAAGGCGCGTATAAAAATCCGTCATGCCCGCCGTGACGACACTGTTCAGACTGCCGGAAACCGTGGACTGCGCCGCGGCGAAGACGCCGGCGATCACAAGGCCCGCAATCCCAACCGGCAAACTCTGCACAATATACACGGGGAATATGGAGTCCGTGGCCTGCGTGGGATCAAGCTGCGCGGGATTGTTTTTATAATATACAAAGAGCGCCGTGCCGATTGCAAAAAACAGAATGCTCGAGGGCAGCGCGAGGATTGCGTTGAACCAGATGGAACGCGCGGCCTTCTTCTCGCTCTGTGTCGTCATGTAGCGCTGCACGACGGCCTGGTCGCTGGTGTAGGGCACGAGGTTGGCAAAAATATTGCCTATAAAAATAACCCAAAACGCGTTCGCCGTGACCGACGGGCTGAGCGTCCAGTTGAACATGTGGAATTTATTGTTATCAGCCGCCGTCTTGAAGAATCCGGCGACACCGCCATCCGTGCCGCCGATGATCAGCACCAGCGTTATCAATGCCGCGCCGAGGAGAACGACCGTCTGCACGACATCAGTCCAGATGACAGCCTCCATGCCGCCCATCACCGTGTAGACGACGCACAGCACACCCATCAAAATAATACAAGTGGAGACGTTGAGATCGCACACCGCGGAAAGTGCCAGAGCCGGCAGCAGCAAAACCACCGCCTGCCTGCCGAGCTGGAATAATATAAACGCAGCGCTTCCATAAAGACGGACGGGAAGGTTGAAGCGTTTTTCCAAATATTCATAGGCCGACGTCACATTCAAACGCCGGTAGAAAGGCAAATATACTCCGATAAGAATCGGGGCGATTAGCAGAATAGAAACGTTCGCCCACAAAAACGTCCAGTCGGTCGCATAGGACTTCGCGGGAATCGCCATGAATGTCATCGAGCTGAGCATTGTGGCGTATATGGCCATGCCCGCCGCCCACCACGGGATGCGCCCGCCCGCGCGAAAATAATCATCGGTGCTTTTGTTGCGACGCGAGCACCACCACCCGATCAGCACCATGCCGGCCAAGTAGGCAATGACGGTCGCGTAGTTTATCCAGCCGAAAGTCGCCTTTCGCCCGGCGATGGTCGCCTTCCAAACGGCGGGCGAGCGAATACCGGGTTCGCGCTCGCCGCTCGTTATGACAAAACCGCCTTCCCACGGCGTCATGCTCGTCGTCACCAGCGAGAACGGAACCTCCCCCATCGCGACCCAAGTGTCCGTGATTGTGTGATAGGCGAGGATCGTGCGCGGAAAGCCCTTGTGATTTGGCGCGGTGACGCCCCACTGGGAACCGTCGTCGCCGCCCACAAGCAGCAAGTGCGTCTGCCCCACCGGAATCGCCTGCGGCGGCGCGGCCGCGACCGAATGCGGCAAATCGGCGAGCTGTTTCCAGCCGTGATCGTGATGATAAGACCACGCATCGGTCAGCCACACGCGCTTGGCCTGCGTGCCATCGGGACGAACCCCGCCAAACAAATAGAACGTGTCTCCAACCGCCCCGGCCTGCGCAAGAAAACGCCCGCCGCCCGGACAGGGCGCGAGCGTCTCCCAACCGGTGCCGGTGTTGTTCATGTTAAGGCGATACAACACATTCGCAGCCTCGTTGCTTGCTGGCGTTTCGAGACCGCCCGCGACATAAATATAATTTTTCACCACCGCCCCAGCGGGCATGGCCAGCGACTTCGGCAGATCCGGAAGCGGCGCAAATTTCACGGGACCGCCGGCAGGGCGAGTGACGTGCAAAACAGTCTTGAAATTCTGCCGCGCATCACCGCCGCCGATCATGACAAAACCGTCCCTCCACGGCAGCGACAACCCGTAGCCGTTTGCCCGCGGCAAGCGCCCCTCCTCACGCCACTCCGCCGCGCCGGGCTCGAGCACGAAGACCTTGTCATACCACGTTTTGGTGCCGCCCTCCCAAGGACGTTTGTCGGGGAAATTGGCGCCCCCCGCGGCAACGAGCGCCCGGCCTGCCACGCCCGAAAAGCCGCCCGCGAAACCTTCCTTGTCGGGAAGCGCCGGAAGCTGTTCCCAGTCCAGCACGGTGTGCGTCACGGCCCGGCCGTCCGCTGCGCCATCCCCCGCCGCCTGTCCTCTCATCGTCGCGGCAAAAAGGAATGCCAGCAGTCCGGCAAAAAGTGCAAAATGTTTTTTATGAAGGGTCATGTTAAAGAGTATTGATCGCGTGGATGTATGCTTATGGGGCTGCGGGTATTTGGGATGCTGGGCCGCCGACAAGGCCCAGCCAAAATTCGAACGCCCGAAATCACAAGAACAGTGCCATGGTTCGTTTCGTATACCATTTTCGTCGGGTGGTATCCGGCGCAATTGGAGTGCTGAACGTCATATCATTTCATTTGCAAGCCGCGTGAGGGTAAGTGTGCCTCCGTGGAAACAGAAAAAATTGACAAACTTCATGATAGATAAGCCGAGGCGGACACAATGCGCGTCATGGCACTTTTTTTGTAATCATGGCGGCATGACTGCGGACGAGGTCGGCATTACCGGGATGAGCGACAATATTTTCAGTTTCGAAAAGTTGGTCGCCTTTGTATGCGTAAAGCTCGCGCTCCACGACCTCGAGAGTGCCGAATTTTCTCCATTCGACATAGCGATGTGTCGCGGAGCGAACAGCGTAACCCATGACGGACGGAACGCCGTCCTTCCTATATTGCCACGGACGAGGAAACTGGCTGCATGCTCCGTCAAGCCCTTTGGCATTCGGATTGCCGAGATTGGACACAAGGCTGCGCCCTTCAAGTTTATCCCGGGAGGGAAGGTTGCAGAGTTCAATAAGCGTTGGATAAATGTCCAGAAGCTCGACAAGCGCGTCCGTGCGCACACCGCGCGGGCGACCATCCGGCGTGGCAATAATAAAGGGCACGCGGGTGTCGGCTTCGTAGCAGGTGGTCTTGCACCACAAACCATGCTCGCCAAGATGATATCCGTGGTCGCTCCAGAGAACTATGATTGTGTTTTTATCGAGTCCCGTTTGCTTGAGCGCATCCAGCACACGCCCGATTTGCGCATCGGTAAAGCTGGTTGCCGCATAATAACCATGGCGCAAGCGGGCGATTTGTTCCGGAGTGAAGGCATCGACCTTGGGCATGTCGGAATAACCGCGAAGCTCCACGGAATTATGCAAGGCGAGCGTGGGCGCCCCCATGGGCGGGGCCGCCTGTTCCAATGGTGGAATTTTTTTCGGATCGTAGAGATCCCAATAGCGTTTTGGCGCGGTAAAGGGCGCATGGGGCTTGCGGAATCCCACGGCGAGAAAAAACGGAAGCGCGCCCGGCTCGCGCCCGGCCAGTTGTTTCAATGAAGCGACGGCATCCCGCGCCGTCTTGCCATCCGCATATTCTTCATCGGGTGCGTCCACAAACTCCGTGGCGGCCGCCTTCCCTCCCTTGTGTGGTTTGCGATTCTCCTCCAGATGATAGTCGTCGCGCTTTGGCGCGCGCAACTGTTGCTCGACATCGCTCCAAGACTGGGGGTCGCGTTTGCCGTCGTGGTATATTTTTCCAATGCTATGCGTGTAATACCCATTGAGTTTAAAATGCTCCGGCATCGGCACGGCATCGGGCGTGGTTTTGCGGAAATCGGCGCGCAAATCCCACACCCGTAGGGAGTCGGGACGGCGACCCGTGAGCACCGACTGGCGCGAAGGATTGCAAACCGCCTGCTGGGTGTAGGCCCGCGCAAACAGGGTGCCTTGCGTGGCAAGGCGATCTATATTCGGCGTGATGGCCGAGGAATCGCCATAACAACCGAGGTTCAGACGCAGATCGTCGCAAACAATAAAAAGAACATTCGGGCGCGCCACAGGCTGCCTGGTCGCGGGAGAGGAAGGGGCTGCAGCAAAACCCGCGGTGACAGTCAGTGCCGCGAGGGAAGTGAGCGTTTTAGTTTTCATATGAAAATTCAGGATTCATCCGGCAAGCCTTAGGGAGCGGCCAACTCAATCATTGATATTTCGAATATTCCACTTCTATAGGCTCCCTTAACCGGAAAATCCATGCCGATCTCCATCAAGTAACTGCCTTTGAAGTTTCCTTTTACACCCTTTATCCGGTAGGTGGCGTCGGGCAGCAGGTTGCAAAGACGCACCAGCGGACTGCGCTGTTTGTCCGGCACTGTATTGCCTGGGTATTCTGCCAGATTGTATACAAAAACCAGAGCCGCCCTTTTTGTCCTGTCCGTATATTGAAGGACATTTCTGTTCTCGTCGTGAGGCGACACAAGCCGGCTGACATCGCCTTGCTGCACTATATTTCGTATTTTTTTATATTGCGCGATTTTTTCCCGGGCGATTTTTCTCTGCCCGCCGCTCCACTTGGCGATGTCGCAGCCGATGCCCAGCACGCCGGCCATGCTGACATCGAACTTGTATTCGAGCGGAAGGCTGCGCCGGTGCCAGTCCTTTTCGGAAACCCACGAAACCATTGTGTTGGCGGGGAACAGCGCCAAGTATGAATCGTGCATGAATATGCGGTCAACCGGATCGGAAATATCGCTTGGCCAAGTGCAATCGAAACGAGCCATCATGCCCAAATCAAGGCGGCCTCCGCCGCTCGAACAATTTTCGAACCACACATCCGGAAACTCGGAACGCAAGGTTTCCACCAGGCGGTATAGATTTTCCACATAACGAACGCGCACCGCGCGCTGCTCGCCGGCGGGAGCCGACGGGAAGCCGGGATCGCTGAGTGTTTTGTTCGCATCCCATTTAACATATTTTATGTTATGGTTCTTGAGGAGATCATGTATGCTTTTATGCAAATATTGATACACATCCTCGCGGGCCAGGTTTAGCATGCATTGGGGACGTTTTGTCCGGTGGAGTTCACGGTTGGGGAAATGGAAAACCCAGTCGGGATGCGCCCTGTAAAGATCGCTGTCGGGATTGACCATCTCCGGCTCAATCCAAATGCCGAAGTCGAGCCCCATTGCGTTTATCTTTTCTATCATGGGCGAAAGCCCGTTGGGAAATTTTTCCTTGTCCACGGTCCAGTCCCCGAGCCCCGCGTTGGCATTTTTGCGTCCCTTGAACCAACCGTCGTCTATGACAAACATCTCCACGCCCAACTCGGCGGCCACTTTGGCCAGGGCCAGTTGCTGATCCTCGTTGATATCGAATGTGGTGGCATACCAGCTATTATATAAAACCGGCCTTATTTTTTCACGCAAGGGGGCGGGAAGCGTTTTTTCCCTTATATAAGACGCCATGGATGCGGTTGCTCCGTTTGCGCCTTGTTCAGTATATCCAAAAAGCATCTTTGGCGTGGCAAAGGTTTGTCCGGGGCGAAGATTGATCTCCTGATCCCAAAAATTAATGCCTCCGGCAATCTGCACCAAACCGGGGAAAAATTTCTCGAAATCCACCCGCCAATTGCCGCTGTAACACAAAGTGCCGAACCACACCCTTCCATCATTCATTCCCGTTTCTCCCTCGGGGCGAACCATAAACGACGAGGCTCCATGCGATTTGAATGCCTTAACCTGCAGCGTTTTTATTCCCTGCGTAAGTTTTGTGGTATGCGGCACCAGTTCATGGCCCCAAGCTCCCGAGTAATGGGTTAATTCATAGACATCCTTTGGAAGGAACACAGAACCAGAGAGCATATTTTCCACGCGTATATTGTCTTTTGAACCGGTATTTATTGCCTCAACCCATTTCTCGATCACGTCATATTCAGGAAGAACACGAATGTATGAGGCGACTTCCAGGGGGTAATGCTTGTCACGCTGGACGATCTTGAGCACCGGATATCCGTCCATGCTTAATATCTCATGGTCTTTATATTCCAGTTCGATATCGCGAACGCCGTCTGCGAAGACGACTTCGAGCATGGGCATCTCAAACACATTTCCGCCTCGCACGGGAACCTCTTGCCCCTGCATCTTGACTTTATCCATCCGTTGCAGGCGGTTTCCAAAATAGAGGACATTGACGGGTCCCTTGCCCGACACCGCCAGATGATACACCGCGGATCTGGTTTGAATGCTCCAGCTCTTGCCGGAGGGGCCAACAGTTATG
This genomic interval carries:
- a CDS encoding sodium:solute symporter family transporter; its protein translation is MTLHKKHFALFAGLLAFLFAATMRGQAAGDGAADGRAVTHTVLDWEQLPALPDKEGFAGGFSGVAGRALVAAGGANFPDKRPWEGGTKTWYDKVFVLEPGAAEWREEGRLPRANGYGLSLPWRDGFVMIGGGDARQNFKTVLHVTRPAGGPVKFAPLPDLPKSLAMPAGAVVKNYIYVAGGLETPASNEAANVLYRLNMNNTGTGWETLAPCPGGGRFLAQAGAVGDTFYLFGGVRPDGTQAKRVWLTDAWSYHHDHGWKQLADLPHSVAAAPPQAIPVGQTHLLLVGGDDGSQWGVTAPNHKGFPRTILAYHTITDTWVAMGEVPFSLVTTSMTPWEGGFVITSGEREPGIRSPAVWKATIAGRKATFGWINYATVIAYLAGMVLIGWWCSRRNKSTDDYFRAGGRIPWWAAGMAIYATMLSSMTFMAIPAKSYATDWTFLWANVSILLIAPILIGVYLPFYRRLNVTSAYEYLEKRFNLPVRLYGSAAFILFQLGRQAVVLLLPALALSAVCDLNVSTCIILMGVLCVVYTVMGGMEAVIWTDVVQTVVLLGAALITLVLIIGGTDGGVAGFFKTAADNNKFHMFNWTLSPSVTANAFWVIFIGNIFANLVPYTSDQAVVQRYMTTQSEKKAARSIWFNAILALPSSILFFAIGTALFVYYKNNPAQLDPTQATDSIFPVYIVQSLPVGIAGLVIAGVFAAAQSTVSGSLNSVVTAGMTDFYTRLGGKATGAAGLRLARVLTAIVGVFATVTALVLAELNLTSLWDAYNSILGLTASGLAGLFALGIFSKRASGTGAAIGVVCSALVLFLVQRLTNLHFFLYAATGILTCVIVGYLASLIFPSNKPIDGLTFKTLKK
- a CDS encoding sulfatase, translating into MKTKTLTSLAALTVTAGFAAAPSSPATRQPVARPNVLFIVCDDLRLNLGCYGDSSAITPNIDRLATQGTLFARAYTQQAVCNPSRQSVLTGRRPDSLRVWDLRADFRKTTPDAVPMPEHFKLNGYYTHSIGKIYHDGKRDPQSWSDVEQQLRAPKRDDYHLEENRKPHKGGKAAATEFVDAPDEEYADGKTARDAVASLKQLAGREPGALPFFLAVGFRKPHAPFTAPKRYWDLYDPKKIPPLEQAAPPMGAPTLALHNSVELRGYSDMPKVDAFTPEQIARLRHGYYAATSFTDAQIGRVLDALKQTGLDKNTIIVLWSDHGYHLGEHGLWCKTTCYEADTRVPFIIATPDGRPRGVRTDALVELLDIYPTLIELCNLPSRDKLEGRSLVSNLGNPNAKGLDGACSQFPRPWQYRKDGVPSVMGYAVRSATHRYVEWRKFGTLEVVERELYAYKGDQLFETENIVAHPGNADLVRSHAAMITKKVP
- a CDS encoding mandelate racemase/muconate lactonizing enzyme family protein; translation: MKITSVKCLLLSAPYAIPGDLEREFCFADGYRTISVIKIETDEGIYGLGETYIGVFAPEATRAVVQQLEVDLIGRDPMNIAGIANILKLATYYWGRFGMSASIAGGIEMALWDIKGKALGVPVHQLLGGKVHDHIPAYASGGNNKPFPELKAEMLEYQKLGFGAVKIRINYLQPHEIVEKVAFCREVLGRDTGLGVDACQGVNPKAWNYKEAIGIVRSLEPYDLLFVEEPCEVTDYKGFAKIRAETECVIAGGETVSSLVEAENYLEAGALDLFQPDAALIGGLGAFRRVAQMCERKFIKIAVHTWAGGVGIMGNYHAAFATPNCTLLELPNNPYPLREEFLIKPLTLVDGRISAPTEPGLGVRLPEDVEKRYPYRPGSFYSTVGYPKKNLGAFNK
- a CDS encoding alpha-galactosidase; translated protein: MNFGKYFVFALACGAMFLGACLPAQESAITVGPSGKSWSIQTRSAVYHLAVSGKGPVNVLYFGNRLQRMDKVKMQGQEVPVRGGNVFEMPMLEVVFADGVRDIELEYKDHEILSMDGYPVLKIVQRDKHYPLEVASYIRVLPEYDVIEKWVEAINTGSKDNIRVENMLSGSVFLPKDVYELTHYSGAWGHELVPHTTKLTQGIKTLQVKAFKSHGASSFMVRPEGETGMNDGRVWFGTLCYSGNWRVDFEKFFPGLVQIAGGINFWDQEINLRPGQTFATPKMLFGYTEQGANGATASMASYIREKTLPAPLREKIRPVLYNSWYATTFDINEDQQLALAKVAAELGVEMFVIDDGWFKGRKNANAGLGDWTVDKEKFPNGLSPMIEKINAMGLDFGIWIEPEMVNPDSDLYRAHPDWVFHFPNRELHRTKRPQCMLNLAREDVYQYLHKSIHDLLKNHNIKYVKWDANKTLSDPGFPSAPAGEQRAVRVRYVENLYRLVETLRSEFPDVWFENCSSGGGRLDLGMMARFDCTWPSDISDPVDRIFMHDSYLALFPANTMVSWVSEKDWHRRSLPLEYKFDVSMAGVLGIGCDIAKWSGGQRKIAREKIAQYKKIRNIVQQGDVSRLVSPHDENRNVLQYTDRTKRAALVFVYNLAEYPGNTVPDKQRSPLVRLCNLLPDATYRIKGVKGNFKGSYLMEIGMDFPVKGAYRSGIFEISMIELAAP